The following DNA comes from Natranaerovirga pectinivora.
AATTAACATGTTAAAGGGAATTGAGGATAAGTGCATTATTTTTTTACAAAAAAATAATGTTGAGGTTTTTACACCCCAACATTTATTATAGAACCTAAAAAAGAAAGATTATAAAGGAGCGTGTCATATGATATCGAACCAAATACTACAAAACACAATAGATGGACTCAAATCAATAACAAAAATAGATATAAATGTAATGGACATAGAAGGAAAGGTATTAGCTTCTACTGAAGAGAATAAAGAGGATTATAATAGTGCAGTGGTCTCTTTTGTAGCATCCCAAGCAGAAAGTCAATTGGTCCAAGGTTATCATTTCTTTAAAATATTTGATGACTTGCAAGTAGAATTCGTTATTTCTGTAAAAGGGGATGGGGAAGAAGTATACAAAGTTGGGAAGATAGCTTCTTTTCAAATTCAGAACTTACTTGTAGCCTATAAAGAAAGATTTGATAAGGATAATTTTGTTAAAAATTTATTATTAGATAATTTATTATTGGTTGATATCTACAATCGCTCCAAAAAATTGCATATAGAAACAGAAGTAAAAAGAGTGGTTTATATTGTTGAGACAAAACTAGAAAAAGACAATAATGTGTTAGAAACGGTTCGTAGCATTTTTCCAGCAAAATCAAAAGATTTTATTACAGCAGTAGATGAAAGAAATATCATTTTAGTAAAAGAATTAAAAGATAATGATGGATACGAAGAAATAGAAAAAACTGCTAAAGTGATTTTAGATACTTTAAATAGCGAAGTAATGTCTAATGTGTATATTGCATTTGGTACAGTGGTTAATGATATTAAAGACGTTTCTAGATCCTATAAAGAAGCTAGAATGGCTTTAGAGGTAGGGAAGATTTTTTATAGTGATAGATATGTCATTGGATATAATAATTTAGGAATAGGAAGATTGATATATCAATTGCCAATACCACTTTGTAAAATGTTTATCAAAGAAATTTTTGATGGCAAGACACCGGATCAATTTGATGAAGAAACAATTACTACTATCAATAAATTTTTTGAGAACAGTTTAAATGTTTCAGAAACATCAAGACAGTTATACATCCATCGTAATACTTTAGTATATAGATTGGATAAACTACAAAAAACAACAGGGTTAGATTTAAGGGTCTTTGAAGATGCCATTACTTTTAAAATTGCATTAATGGTTGTAAAATATATGAATCATATGGATTATATGAATTATTAAGATATAAAAGGTAATAATTATCTATTTAAAAATGACAAAAAAAGCTATAGACTACTAGTAAGGAGGCAGATTCTGTGATACAACTGGATAACGTTTCAAAAGTGTACCCAAATGGTACAGAAGCACTAAAAAATATAAACATCAAAATAGAAAAAGGAGAATTTGTTTTTATAGTAGGAAGTAGTGGTTCAGGCAAGTCTACTTTAGTAAAACTATTATTAAAAGAAACAGATCCAACTGAAGGAAGAATATTCATAAAAAATTATAATCTAAGTATCTTAAAAAGAAAAAATGTGCCTAAGCTTAGAAGAGAACTAGGAATTGTTTTTCAAGATTTTAGATTATTAAAGAATATGACAGTATATGAAAATATAGAGTTTGCTCTTACGGTAACAGAAGCATCTAGAAGAAAGATAAGAAGACAAGTTCCTATGGTTATGTCTATGGTCGGATTAGCTAACAAAGCCAAAAGTTATCCTTATCAATTATCAGGTGGGGAACAGCAAAGAACAGCTTTAGCGAGAGCCCTAGTGAATAATCCGCCAATTCTTTTAGCAGACGAACCTACAGGAAACCTTGACCCTAAGAACTCTTGGGAGATTATGAAATTATTAGATGATATAAACAAACGTGGGACAACAATCATATTGGTAACACATAATAAAGATATCGTAAATGCCATGCAAAAAAGAGTAATTACCCTTAATAATGGTAGAGTTATAAGTGATATCCAAAAGGGAGGCTATGATGATGAAAATTAGTGCCCTTGGGTATAGCGTAAAACAAAGTGTAAAAAACATGGTTAAAAATCGTTTGTTAACTGTTGCATCAATAAGTACAATAGCCGCATGTTTATTTATTCTTGGACTCTTTTATACAATACTAACCAATTTTCAATATATGGTGAATCATTTAGAGATTGGCGTAACAGTTTTCTTTAGAGAAAACATAACAGAAGAAGAAATAGATTTTATTGAAAGTGAGATAAGGCTTAGACCGGAGTTAAAATCCATAAAATATGTCTCACCAGATGAAGCATGGGAAATGTTTAAAGAAAAACTTGGAGATTTTCCAGAAGTATTACTTGGTTTTGATGACGATAACCCATTAGCCCATTCTGCATCTTTTGAGATATATCTAGATGATGTTGAAAAGCATAATGAATTTGTAAGATACGTGGAATCTATACCAGGTGTAAGACTTGTAAGAAGGTCTGATGATGTAGCTGAAATAATTAAAGGATTTAATGTCCTTATTGCCTATGTGTCTATTGGTATTATAATAATACTCTTATTGGTCTCTGTATTTCTTATTAGTAATACAGTAAGAATAGGGGTAAGTATGAGAAAAGATGAAATAAAAATTATGAAGCTAATAGGTGCAACAGATGGATTCATTAGAAGACCATTTATTTTTGAAGGAATCATTATAGGATTAGTTGGGGGAGCAATACCACTAGGTTTAATATATTTATTGTATAACAATGTTATACGTTATATAGAAGAAAGGTTTAATATATTAAGGGACTTGTTACAGTTTCTAGAACCTAGTGAGATATTTAATATCTTAGTACCTGTTTTATTAGGTATTGGAATTGTTATTGGTATAGTTGGTAGTAGGATTACACTTAAAAAACATTTACGTGTATAATCATGGAGGTGGGTAATGATTAAGTCTAAAAGATTACTTAAAATTGTACTAGCTATTGGTATGCTAACGATTTTATCAACAAGTATTTTTGCAAACCAAATAAATGATGCAAAAAACCAGAAAAACGATTTACAAGAGAGAATTGAACAAACGAGACAAAAAATAGAAGCATTAGAAGAGAACAAAGCGAATACTAAAAACTACATAAATACCCTTGATAATGAGATTGTAACTTTGACAAAAGAAATTATGAGTTTAGAAGACCAGCTTACTGTAAAAGAGAGAATGATAGAAAACACCCTAGCTGAATTAGAAGAAGCGAGACAAAATGAAAGAAGACAATATGAATTAGCTAAAGACAGAATAAGGTTTATGTATGAATATGGTGAAACATCATATATTGATTTATTATTACAATCAACAAGCTTAACGGATTTCTTTAATCGGGTAGAGTATGTTGGCAAAATAGTAGAGCATGATAAAAGTGTTATGGAAAACTTATTGTTTGCAAAAGAACTTATTGAAGAAAAAGAGATGCAATTAGAAAATGAAAGAAATAAACTTGAACATTTAAGAGCTGAAAATACCCTTCAAAAGCAAACAGTTGAACGTGTTATGGTTATGAAGACTAATGAATTGGAAAATGTGGCTCAAAATATTGAAAAAAGTATAAAAGCATTAGAAGAAGATGAAAAAAGCTTAAAAGAAACAGAGGATCTTATTAAAAGATTAGAAGCTGAAAGTAGATTGGTATATGCAGGTGGCAATATGGAATGGCCAGTACCTGGGTATGGGCGAATAAGTTCTCAGTTTGGAATGAGAACCCATCCAATTTTTAAAACTCAAGATTTTCATAATGGTATAGATATACCAGCACCAACGGGAACCTCTGTGGTTGCAGCAGCAGCAGGACAAGTTGTAGAAGCAGGATGGAATAATTCTTATGGGTATTATATTATAATAGACCATGGTAGTGGTTTTATGACACTATATGCACACCATTCTCAATTGCTTGTTCAAAGAGGACAGACCGTTAAAAAGTGGCAAACGATAGCTAAAATAGGTAGTACAGGTAATTCAACTGGACCTCATTTACATTTTAGTATAAGAAGAAATGGAGAATGGATTAATCCATTAACAATGTTAAATCGATAAATTCATATAAAAAAGTAGTAATATTAAGTGATACTTAAATTACTACTTTTTAACATTTAAAGGTAAAAATACTATGATTTATAATGGGTATTTTCTAAGATATAACAAATACTTTATAACATAGTGATGATTCATATTATATTTTTTCATGGTATAATAATTAATGTATAGAATAGAATAATATTAGTTAACTAAGGAGATATTTTTATATGAATAGAGAATACTTAAAAGGTTTAATATCT
Coding sequences within:
- a CDS encoding PucR family transcriptional regulator, producing MISNQILQNTIDGLKSITKIDINVMDIEGKVLASTEENKEDYNSAVVSFVASQAESQLVQGYHFFKIFDDLQVEFVISVKGDGEEVYKVGKIASFQIQNLLVAYKERFDKDNFVKNLLLDNLLLVDIYNRSKKLHIETEVKRVVYIVETKLEKDNNVLETVRSIFPAKSKDFITAVDERNIILVKELKDNDGYEEIEKTAKVILDTLNSEVMSNVYIAFGTVVNDIKDVSRSYKEARMALEVGKIFYSDRYVIGYNNLGIGRLIYQLPIPLCKMFIKEIFDGKTPDQFDEETITTINKFFENSLNVSETSRQLYIHRNTLVYRLDKLQKTTGLDLRVFEDAITFKIALMVVKYMNHMDYMNY
- the ftsE gene encoding cell division ATP-binding protein FtsE, whose protein sequence is MIQLDNVSKVYPNGTEALKNINIKIEKGEFVFIVGSSGSGKSTLVKLLLKETDPTEGRIFIKNYNLSILKRKNVPKLRRELGIVFQDFRLLKNMTVYENIEFALTVTEASRRKIRRQVPMVMSMVGLANKAKSYPYQLSGGEQQRTALARALVNNPPILLADEPTGNLDPKNSWEIMKLLDDINKRGTTIILVTHNKDIVNAMQKRVITLNNGRVISDIQKGGYDDEN
- the ftsX gene encoding permease-like cell division protein FtsX, translated to MMKISALGYSVKQSVKNMVKNRLLTVASISTIAACLFILGLFYTILTNFQYMVNHLEIGVTVFFRENITEEEIDFIESEIRLRPELKSIKYVSPDEAWEMFKEKLGDFPEVLLGFDDDNPLAHSASFEIYLDDVEKHNEFVRYVESIPGVRLVRRSDDVAEIIKGFNVLIAYVSIGIIIILLLVSVFLISNTVRIGVSMRKDEIKIMKLIGATDGFIRRPFIFEGIIIGLVGGAIPLGLIYLLYNNVIRYIEERFNILRDLLQFLEPSEIFNILVPVLLGIGIVIGIVGSRITLKKHLRV
- a CDS encoding murein hydrolase activator EnvC family protein yields the protein MIKSKRLLKIVLAIGMLTILSTSIFANQINDAKNQKNDLQERIEQTRQKIEALEENKANTKNYINTLDNEIVTLTKEIMSLEDQLTVKERMIENTLAELEEARQNERRQYELAKDRIRFMYEYGETSYIDLLLQSTSLTDFFNRVEYVGKIVEHDKSVMENLLFAKELIEEKEMQLENERNKLEHLRAENTLQKQTVERVMVMKTNELENVAQNIEKSIKALEEDEKSLKETEDLIKRLEAESRLVYAGGNMEWPVPGYGRISSQFGMRTHPIFKTQDFHNGIDIPAPTGTSVVAAAAGQVVEAGWNNSYGYYIIIDHGSGFMTLYAHHSQLLVQRGQTVKKWQTIAKIGSTGNSTGPHLHFSIRRNGEWINPLTMLNR